The following coding sequences lie in one Cetobacterium somerae ATCC BAA-474 genomic window:
- a CDS encoding IS3 family transposase, with protein sequence MAKGLLHSDRGYQYTSKGFKVKLDTQGIKTSMSKVGRCIDNGPMEGFWGSLKSESYYLKKFETYEELDIKEYINFYNTKRLQKKLNSLSPLEYRAQAA encoded by the coding sequence ATGGCTAAAGGATTGCTTCATAGTGACAGAGGTTATCAATATACATCGAAAGGTTTTAAGGTGAAATTAGATACTCAAGGTATTAAAACAAGTATGTCTAAAGTGGGAAGATGCATCGACAATGGACCTATGGAAGGCTTTTGGGGAAGTTTAAAAAGTGAAAGTTATTATTTAAAAAAATTTGAAACTTACGAAGAGTTAGATATTAAAGAATACATAAATTTCTACAACACAAAAAGATTACAAAAAAAATTAAACAGCTTAAGTCCTTTAGAATATAGGGCTCAAGCTGCTTAG
- a CDS encoding DDE-type integrase/transposase/recombinase encodes MIKFQATFPNEKWVTDVTEFKYRDGKKAYLSVILDLYDRSIVSYVLSHRNDNPLVF; translated from the coding sequence ATAATAAAATTTCAAGCAACATTTCCAAATGAAAAATGGGTAACAGATGTAACCGAATTTAAATATAGAGATGGTAAAAAAGCATATTTAAGTGTAATATTAGATTTATATGATAGAAGTATCGTTTCTTATGTATTGAGTCATCGAAATGATAATCCACTAGTTTTCTAA
- a CDS encoding winged helix-turn-helix transcriptional regulator has protein sequence MTRKERKEKYKCSVEYTLSFIGGKWKPIILWHLGIEGTHRYGELKKKLNGINHKMLTQQLKELVEDGLVNRVEYPQIPPKVEYSMTDKGMQFIDILKLMHEWGNNN, from the coding sequence GTGACAAGAAAAGAGAGAAAAGAGAAGTATAAGTGTTCCGTAGAATATACATTATCTTTTATTGGTGGGAAATGGAAGCCCATTATATTATGGCATTTAGGAATAGAAGGAACTCATCGATATGGAGAGTTAAAGAAAAAATTAAATGGAATAAATCATAAAATGTTAACTCAGCAATTGAAAGAACTTGTAGAAGATGGCCTGGTAAATAGAGTTGAGTATCCACAAATTCCACCTAAAGTTGAATATTCTATGACTGATAAAGGAATGCAATTTATTGATATTTTAAAACTTATGCACGAATGGGGAAATAATAACTAA
- a CDS encoding lactoylglutathione lyase family protein → MYPRNFSHIGISVPNIEEAVKFYREVMNWYVIMAPTLVKEEKETAIGMMCIDVFGENWGEFKIAHLSTGDGIGIELFEFPQNDKPRNEFNPYPTGVFHFSVKDPNIEELTAKIVAAGGKQRMPIREYYPGEKPYKMVYCEDPFGNIIEIYTHSYELHYGAGAYQHEL, encoded by the coding sequence ATGTATCCAAGAAATTTTTCACACATAGGAATATCAGTACCAAATATAGAAGAGGCTGTTAAATTTTACAGGGAAGTTATGAATTGGTATGTGATTATGGCACCAACTTTAGTAAAAGAGGAAAAAGAAACAGCAATCGGAATGATGTGTATTGACGTTTTCGGAGAGAATTGGGGAGAATTTAAAATCGCTCACCTTTCAACAGGAGATGGAATTGGAATTGAGTTATTTGAGTTCCCACAAAACGATAAACCAAGAAATGAGTTTAATCCATACCCGACAGGGGTATTCCACTTCTCAGTAAAGGACCCTAACATTGAAGAATTAACAGCTAAAATTGTAGCTGCTGGTGGAAAGCAAAGAATGCCAATCAGAGAATATTATCCAGGAGAAAAGCCATATAAAATGGTTTACTGTGAAGATCCGTTTGGAAATATTATTGAAATCTACACTCATTCATATGAGCTGCACTACGGTGCTGGAGCTTACCAACACGAGTTATAA
- a CDS encoding PDDEXK nuclease domain-containing protein: MENDEIKNLDIQGNYSYIISLIETSKSSALKAINSELIILYWKIGEYIQKDILDKADKIYGENIVVELSKRLTSHYGRGFSKSGLSRMINFYRKFKDFEIVATLSQQLSWSHFVELIKIENELKREFYVAMTINEGWSVRVFKERINSMLFERTAISKKPEETIKKDLELLSNQKIMTESLFIKDPYILDFLGLENSYSEKDLENRILQELEKFLLEFGSDFAFMGRQKRIQIGNKDYYLDLLFYHRKMRRLVLIELKLGEFEPQYKGQVELYLKWLSKYEKQEFEEEPIAIILCASKDSEEIELLGLTEGNIRVSEYLASLPPKKLLEEKLHKAILEAKELAVKK, translated from the coding sequence ATGGAAAATGACGAAATAAAGAATTTAGACATTCAAGGGAATTATAGTTATATTATAAGCTTAATAGAGACTTCAAAATCTAGTGCCTTAAAAGCCATAAACTCAGAGCTGATAATTCTATATTGGAAAATAGGAGAATATATTCAAAAAGATATTTTAGATAAAGCAGATAAAATATATGGTGAAAATATTGTTGTAGAATTATCTAAGCGTTTAACTTCTCATTATGGCAGAGGATTTAGTAAAAGTGGTCTTTCAAGAATGATTAATTTTTATAGAAAATTTAAAGATTTTGAGATTGTTGCGACACTGTCGCAACAATTATCTTGGTCACATTTTGTAGAATTAATTAAAATAGAAAATGAATTAAAAAGAGAGTTTTATGTAGCAATGACTATAAATGAAGGGTGGTCTGTTAGAGTTTTTAAAGAGAGAATTAATTCAATGTTATTTGAGAGAACTGCAATTTCTAAAAAGCCAGAAGAAACAATAAAAAAAGATTTAGAACTTTTATCTAATCAGAAAATAATGACCGAATCTCTTTTTATTAAAGATCCATATATTTTAGATTTTTTAGGGCTAGAAAATAGTTATTCTGAAAAAGATTTAGAAAATAGAATCTTACAAGAATTAGAGAAATTTCTTTTAGAATTTGGAAGTGATTTTGCCTTTATGGGAAGACAAAAAAGAATTCAAATAGGAAATAAAGATTATTATTTAGACCTTCTTTTTTATCATAGAAAAATGAGAAGATTAGTTTTAATAGAATTAAAGTTAGGAGAATTTGAACCTCAATATAAAGGACAAGTTGAACTTTATCTAAAGTGGCTAAGTAAATATGAAAAGCAAGAGTTTGAAGAGGAACCTATTGCTATAATACTTTGTGCAAGTAAGGATTCAGAAGAGATAGAGCTTTTAGGACTTACAGAAGGTAATATACGAGTTTCTGAATATTTAGCAAGTTTGCCACCTAAAAAATTATTAGAAGAAAAATTGCATAAAGCTATATTAGAAGCTAAGGAATTAGCTGTAAAAAAATAA